A single Lolium perenne isolate Kyuss_39 chromosome 6, Kyuss_2.0, whole genome shotgun sequence DNA region contains:
- the LOC127308902 gene encoding uncharacterized protein, whose translation MSDGGGDETAGSCRLSPAEAAPLDSEAILGEILLRLPPQPSSLPRVSVVSKLWGSLVTSAAFQCRFRAHHREPPILGVYGKTSGDIVFTSVLNPPDRISAERFAVPVSADDFFDSWNLLGCRHGRVLAFNRVRLELRVFHPVSGDLRVVALPREFNVAGYGHGFSTSGAVLCAAGNDDYPGHGHSSPFKVVLVGTFHGNQRPAIARVYSSETGLWGDLVSTRGPCGGFFGGHPGTLIRNAIYWWLHGFDIDILEFSLVSKKLAVIKRLPIAGAEIRRANMRIIRAEDGDVGIVISMYPSFHLWDHKVSCHGVGKWVLRKTVNLQNIIGLPPSTNAPIVAIVAYAEDTDEIFLLVRGAGDPYRGSLIMVQLESMRVREYRGSFLEDSYHPFTDFFTAGTVGTRSIPVTEPNQPLSH comes from the exons ATGAGCGACGGGGGCGGCGACGAGACGGCCGGAAGCTGCCGTCTTTCGCCGGCGGAGGCGGCGCCGCTGGACTCCGAAGCTATCCTCGGCGAGATCCTACTCCGCCTTCCACCGCAGCCCTCCTCGCTCCCCCGCGTCTCCGTCGTCTCCAAGCTCTGGGGAAGCCTCGTCACCTCCGCCGCCTTCCAGTGCCGCTTCCGCGCCCACCACCGGGAGCCCCCCATCCTCGGCGTCTACGGGAAGACCTCGGGAGACATCGTGTTCACCTCAGTCCTCAACCCTCCCGACCGCATCTCCGCCGAGCGCTTCGCCGTGCCGGTCAGCGCCGACGACTTCTTCGATAGCTGGAACCTGCTCGGGTGCCGCCACGGACGCGTCCTCGCCTTCAACCGGGTACGGCTTGAGCTCCGAGTTTTTCACCCTGTCTCCGGCGACCTCCGCGTCGTGGCCCTTCCGCGGGAGTTCAATGTGGCTGGGTACGGCCATGGGTTCAGTACCAGCGGAGCCGTGCTCTGCGCCGCCGGCAACGACGACTACCCGGGTCACGGCCACTCGAGCCCCTTTAAGGTGGTCTTGGTAGGCACATTCCACGGAAACCAGCGGCCAGCCATTGCCCGCGTCTACTCCTCTGAGACCGGCTTGTGGGGAGATCTCGTGTCGACTCGGGGACCATGTGGCGGTTTCTTCGGCGGTCACCCTGGCACCCTCATCAGAAATGCCATTTACTGGTGGCTACATGGCTTCGATATTGACATACTCGAGTTCAGTTTGGTTAGCAAGAAGTTAGCTGTGATCAAGAGGCTTCCCATCGCGGGCGCCGAGATTCGCAGGGCTAACATGAGGATCATCCGGGCAGAGGACGGCGATGTTGGCATCGTCATATCCATGTACCCAAGCTTCCATTTGTGGGACCACAAGGTCAGTTGTCATGGTGTTGGCAAGTGGGTTCTGCGCAAGACTGTTAACCTGCAAAATATCATTGGTCTACCGCCTTCGACTAATGCGCCGATCGTAGCTATAGTGGCGTATGCTGAGGATACTGATGAGATCTTTTTACTGGTGCGCGGCGCTGGAGATCCATACAGGGGTTCCTTGATCATGGTTCAACTTGAGTCGATGAGGGTCAGGGAATATCGTGGAAGCTTTTTGGAGGATTCCTATCATCCTTTCACAGACTTCTTTACTGCAG GTACTGTTGGAACTCGAAGTATTCCAGTCACTGAGCCAAACCAGCCTTTGAGTCACTGA
- the LOC127308901 gene encoding protein ROH1A-like — protein MAAAEPPPATGGMGFLGLLSFRRSPIAVASFDPAQDDELLILDALQAHVADRLAALSAAASSSPGAPLLSLAFLSKLLDAVVSSDAAFRDALAVGPVGAALARAPADRLAADLLDRAVKALDVLNAVSLALASLRGSHRAALTAASCLLLADPMLHRAQLARARRAIARLFPGTAAPTTPSSCSRTARALSFSVSSKNWSSGRHAHAMAAPPPPQGLAPAAGCGLGLALYTMSSVLAFATWALAAAVPCTLATAAVAPPKQAQWAAPMAALQERIAEESRRREKKGSSSGNSSSTLSPSSGLLAEMQAVERAARELSSLLDEIAEEDAAADADADSEPSPSPASVSEDRARDVVERAEALAGACRALEDGLAPLERQVRAVFHRVVASRAEVVRCIEHSARSGAGSASTGAPPTQPHSF, from the coding sequence ATGGCCGCCGCCGAGCCGCCGCCGGCCACCGGCGGGATGGGGTTCCTCGGCCTGCTCAGCTTCCGCCGCAGCCCCATCGCCGTCGCCTCCTTCGACCCGGCGCAGGACGACGAGCTGCTCATCCTCGACGCGCTCCAGGCCCACGTCGCCGACCGCCTCGCcgccctctccgccgccgcctcctcatcCCCGGGGGCCCCGCTCCTCTCGCTCGCCTTCCTCTCCAAGCTCCTCGACGCCGTCGTCTCCTCCGACGCCGCCTTCCGGGACGCCCTCGCCGTGGGCCCCGTCGGCGCCGCGCTCGCCCGGGCCCCCGCCGACCGCCTCGCCGCCGACCTCCTCGACCGCGCCGTCAAGGCGCTCGACGTCCTCAACGCCGTCTCCCTCGCGCTCGCCTCCCTCCGCGGCTCCCACCGCGCCGCCCTCACCGCCGCCTCCTGCCTCCTCCTCGCGGACCCCATGCTCCACCGCGCGCAGCTCGCGCGCGCGCGCCGGGCCATCGCCAGGCTCTTCCCCGGCACCGCCGCCCCGACGACGCCCTCCTCGTGCTCGCGCACGGCGCGCGCGCTCTCCTTCAGCGTGTCCTCCAAGAACTGGTCCTCGGGCCGCCACGcgcacgccatggccgcgccgcccCCGCCGCAGGGCCTCGCCCCCGCGGCCGGGTGCGGGCTCGGGCTCGCGCTCTACACCATGAGCTCCGTCCTCGCCTTCGCCACGTGGGCGCTGGCCGCCGCCGTGCCGTGCAccctcgccaccgccgccgtagcCCCGCCGAAGCAGGCGCAGTGGGCGGCGCCGATGGCGGCGCTCCAGGAGCGGATCGCGGAGGAGTCGCGGCGGCGGGAGAAGAAGGGGTCCTCGTCCGGGAACTCCTCCTCCACCCTCTCCCCGTCCTCGGGCCTGCTCGCCGAGATGCAGGCCGTGGAGCGCGCCGCGCGGGAGCTCAGCAGCCTCCTCGACGAGATCGccgaggaggacgcggcggctgATGCTGACGCTGACTCGGAGCCCTCCCCGTCCCCGGCGTCCGTCAGCGAGGACCGGGCGCGCGACGTCGTGGAGCGCGCCGAGGCCCTGGCCGGCGCGTGCCGGGCGCTGGAGGACGGCCTGGCCCCGCTGGAGCGGCAGGTGCGCGCCGTCTTCCACCGCGTCGTCGCCAGCCGCGCCGAGGTCGTGCGCTGCATCGAGCACAGCGCGCGCAGCGGCGCCGGGTCCGCCTCCACCGGCGCGCCGCCGACGCAGCCCCATTCCTTCTGA